A genomic segment from Streptomyces sp. NBC_00459 encodes:
- a CDS encoding A24 family peptidase — protein MSIDIDQLLVVVAALWGAAAGTLVPRAAYRFSVQPEEPWQDRCPQGHPLGGWLGLARCATCAGGEPAPDAGYLAADATAPSYGRSQSSYGPSTPLLALATALVCAALAAATGTRPELGAWLLLAPVGVLLAVVDFRVQRLPDPLTLPLAAAALVLLGGAALLPEHAGDWPTALLGALVLGGAYFVLFLISPNGMGFGDVKLALGLGAVLGWYGWGSVVLGTFAGFLFGGLYGLGLVIARRAGRRTSIPFGPFLIAGAFVGLLIGAYAA, from the coding sequence ATGAGCATCGACATCGACCAGCTGCTCGTCGTGGTCGCCGCGCTGTGGGGCGCGGCGGCCGGGACGCTCGTACCCCGCGCCGCCTACCGTTTCTCCGTCCAGCCGGAGGAGCCCTGGCAGGACAGGTGTCCGCAGGGGCACCCCCTGGGTGGCTGGCTCGGCCTGGCGCGCTGCGCGACCTGCGCCGGAGGTGAGCCCGCCCCGGACGCGGGGTACCTCGCCGCGGACGCGACAGCACCCTCGTACGGCCGAAGTCAGTCGTCCTACGGCCCCAGCACTCCCCTCCTCGCCCTCGCCACCGCGCTCGTCTGTGCCGCGCTCGCCGCCGCGACCGGTACCCGGCCCGAGCTCGGGGCCTGGCTGCTGCTCGCGCCCGTCGGGGTGCTGCTCGCGGTCGTGGACTTCCGGGTGCAGCGGCTGCCCGACCCGCTGACCCTCCCGCTGGCCGCCGCCGCCCTCGTCCTGCTGGGCGGGGCCGCCCTGCTGCCCGAACACGCCGGTGACTGGCCCACCGCCCTGCTGGGCGCCCTGGTGCTCGGGGGCGCGTACTTCGTGCTCTTCCTCATCAGCCCCAACGGCATGGGCTTCGGCGATGTGAAACTCGCCCTCGGACTCGGGGCCGTCCTGGGCTGGTACGGCTGGGGGAGTGTCGTACTCGGCACCTTCGCCGGGTTCCTGTTCGGAGGCCTGTACGGGCTCGGGCTCGTCATCGCGCGGCGGGCCGGTCGCCGTACGTCGATCCCGTTCGGGCCGTTCCTGATCGCGGGCGCGTTCGTCGGGCTGCTGATCGGGGCGTACGCGGCCTGA
- a CDS encoding BTAD domain-containing putative transcriptional regulator, with protein MPRRSTSSRTGSSSGDPSGPRNRTPQPLPRRRRSFGDFVKAFFAFVALAGLLLGVPYALAVFVGWPFPNGSPSLDWLQEEITVKTFTGVLGVIVWIAWAQFTACVLVEVKAALSGVGMPGRVPGAGPSQLLARQLVAALLLVGATAASLTPGLSQLGNSYDDNQRGTVASAQATPGGSLSGMFAQQQEQAASTAAALGKQAADAASHAEAGGPSAKAEDTKYYRIQPPEGRHHDSLWEIAERHLGDGRRYGEIYQLNKDRVQPDGSRLSEASLIRPGWIMQMPGDARGGDLVEMPSTGAGGAGTSTSASDSGATVSPQVAQQINQYAQTGDHAQRAGGGQQGGTASLDTNTTRISLSDRRAATGSQAAPAVQHEQHAAPETATSAESDAGFSFGLPEALVGAPLLAAGLLGALGRRRRQALWQSALGALGGRRGMEPPTPTGDAADAQDALLVGADPEGVRLLDRALRGLAASLAGESRPLPTVYAAWLSNGDLHLQLAQPAGRPPAPWQLGQDQTFWLLSRTDAERYEDVDTAAPYPGLVSLGTMDDSRLLLNLESVPGIVSLSGSESDRAAVFASVAAELATNGWSDRMTITLVGFGQDLTPLAPNRLRHLDDIEALVETMEAETRQRRGALGAAGHDSVLTGRTGPAQHTRWAPHLVLLAAEPSADDAVKLAELASDASRLGIGYLVGTESGDLPGAAWELEITSEGKLLAPLLGLELDAQLLPLDLQRAVVELFVSADPDGTPDGPTNTPPFLVDISEQGRPAVYARLVGPYEIIGLDTPDGERSPLQHEALALLLLHREGVHPRVLASALWPRGVTDDVREALLDRLRVWLGTDPDGTPRLATDANGRLTLAKSVVSDLDVLRSLYHEATQGKGVDSRVVRGRLLTDALVLVRGPLLADRPEGRYGWLTHEIIDAQLPLLVADIGLALAEFHLVKNRAERAIEALTAALNSAPGDERLWHELLRATHSTGDTDKLQQVAADLIRRSGARGLPPRTEALLDELLPTWRDGTAAVG; from the coding sequence ATGCCGCGACGCAGCACTTCAAGCCGGACGGGAAGCTCGTCGGGAGACCCGTCGGGGCCCAGGAACCGTACGCCGCAGCCCCTGCCGAGGCGGCGGCGCAGTTTCGGTGACTTCGTCAAGGCGTTCTTCGCGTTCGTCGCCCTCGCCGGTCTGCTCCTCGGGGTGCCCTACGCGCTCGCCGTGTTCGTCGGCTGGCCGTTCCCGAACGGGTCGCCTTCCCTGGACTGGCTGCAGGAAGAGATCACGGTCAAGACGTTCACCGGCGTCCTCGGCGTCATCGTGTGGATCGCCTGGGCCCAGTTCACCGCGTGTGTGCTCGTCGAGGTGAAGGCCGCGCTGTCCGGCGTCGGGATGCCGGGGCGGGTGCCCGGGGCCGGGCCGAGTCAGCTGCTCGCACGGCAGCTCGTCGCCGCGCTGCTGCTGGTCGGAGCCACGGCCGCCTCCCTCACCCCTGGCCTCTCGCAGCTCGGGAACAGCTACGACGACAACCAGAGGGGCACCGTCGCCTCCGCCCAGGCCACGCCCGGCGGTTCACTGAGCGGGATGTTCGCGCAGCAGCAGGAGCAGGCGGCCAGTACCGCCGCCGCGCTCGGGAAGCAGGCCGCCGATGCCGCGAGTCACGCGGAGGCCGGGGGGCCGTCGGCCAAGGCCGAGGACACCAAGTACTACCGGATTCAGCCTCCCGAGGGGCGTCACCACGACTCCCTCTGGGAGATAGCTGAGCGGCACCTCGGCGACGGGCGCCGGTACGGCGAGATCTACCAGCTCAACAAGGACCGTGTGCAGCCGGACGGTTCGCGGCTCTCCGAGGCCAGTCTGATCCGCCCCGGCTGGATCATGCAGATGCCCGGCGACGCCCGCGGCGGCGACCTCGTCGAGATGCCCAGTACCGGCGCGGGCGGCGCGGGCACGAGCACCTCCGCTTCCGACAGCGGTGCCACCGTCTCCCCGCAGGTCGCGCAGCAGATCAACCAGTACGCCCAGACCGGCGACCACGCTCAGCGGGCCGGCGGCGGTCAGCAGGGCGGCACCGCCTCCCTCGACACCAACACCACCCGCATCAGCCTCTCCGACCGGCGCGCCGCAACCGGCTCCCAGGCCGCCCCCGCCGTACAGCACGAGCAGCACGCCGCCCCGGAGACCGCGACCTCCGCCGAATCCGACGCCGGTTTCTCCTTCGGCCTTCCCGAAGCCCTCGTCGGCGCGCCCCTCCTCGCCGCCGGTCTCCTCGGTGCCCTCGGGCGTCGGCGCAGGCAGGCGCTGTGGCAGTCGGCGCTCGGTGCGCTCGGCGGGCGGCGCGGTATGGAGCCGCCCACGCCGACCGGTGACGCCGCCGACGCCCAGGACGCGCTCCTCGTCGGCGCCGACCCCGAAGGCGTACGCCTGCTCGACCGGGCGCTGCGCGGCCTCGCCGCCTCCCTCGCCGGGGAGTCCCGCCCGCTCCCCACCGTCTACGCCGCCTGGCTCAGCAACGGTGACCTGCACCTCCAGCTCGCCCAGCCCGCCGGGAGGCCCCCGGCCCCGTGGCAGCTCGGCCAGGACCAGACGTTCTGGCTGCTGTCCCGGACCGATGCCGAGCGCTACGAGGATGTCGACACCGCCGCTCCCTACCCGGGCCTCGTCAGCCTCGGGACCATGGACGACTCACGCCTGCTGCTCAACCTGGAGTCCGTGCCGGGCATCGTCTCGCTGAGCGGGAGCGAGTCCGACCGGGCCGCCGTGTTCGCGTCCGTCGCCGCCGAGTTGGCCACCAACGGGTGGTCGGACCGGATGACCATCACCCTCGTCGGGTTCGGCCAGGACCTCACCCCCCTCGCCCCCAACCGGCTGCGCCACCTCGACGACATCGAGGCCCTCGTCGAGACGATGGAGGCCGAGACCCGGCAGCGGCGCGGTGCGCTGGGTGCGGCCGGCCACGACTCCGTACTCACCGGACGCACCGGGCCCGCCCAGCACACCCGTTGGGCCCCGCACCTCGTGCTCCTCGCCGCCGAACCCTCCGCCGACGACGCCGTCAAGCTCGCCGAACTCGCCTCCGACGCAAGCCGGTTGGGCATCGGATACCTCGTCGGCACCGAGAGCGGTGATCTGCCCGGCGCCGCCTGGGAGTTGGAGATCACCAGCGAGGGCAAGCTCCTCGCGCCCCTCCTCGGGCTCGAACTCGACGCCCAGCTACTGCCGTTGGACCTGCAGCGGGCGGTCGTCGAGCTGTTCGTCAGCGCCGACCCCGACGGCACTCCGGACGGCCCGACGAACACACCGCCCTTCCTCGTCGACATCAGCGAGCAGGGACGGCCGGCGGTGTACGCCCGGCTCGTGGGCCCGTACGAGATCATCGGCCTCGACACCCCTGACGGGGAACGCAGCCCGCTCCAACACGAGGCGCTCGCACTGCTGTTGCTGCACCGCGAGGGTGTGCACCCGCGGGTGCTCGCCTCCGCGCTCTGGCCGCGCGGTGTCACCGACGACGTCCGTGAGGCGCTTCTCGACCGGCTGCGCGTCTGGCTCGGCACCGACCCCGACGGCACCCCCCGCCTCGCCACCGACGCCAACGGGCGGCTCACGCTCGCCAAGTCGGTCGTGTCCGACCTCGATGTGCTGCGCTCCCTCTACCACGAGGCCACGCAGGGCAAGGGCGTCGACAGCCGGGTCGTCCGCGGGCGGCTCCTCACCGACGCGCTGGTGCTGGTGCGCGGGCCGCTGCTCGCCGACCGTCCCGAGGGTCGCTACGGCTGGCTCACGCACGAGATCATCGACGCCCAACTCCCGCTCCTGGTCGCGGACATCGGGCTCGCGCTCGCCGAGTTCCACCTGGTGAAGAACCGTGCCGAGCGGGCCATCGAGGCGCTCACCGCCGCCCTCAACTCCGCCCCCGGCGACGAGCGGCTGTGGCACGAACTCCTGCGCGCCACACACTCCACCGGCGACACGGACAAGCTCCAGCAGGTCGCCGCCGACCTGATCCGCCGCAGCGGTGCGCGCGGACTGCCGCCCCGCACCGAGGCCCTCCTCGACGAACTGCTGCCGACGTGGCGCGACGGCACAGCGGCAGTGGGATGA